The following is a genomic window from Adhaeribacter radiodurans.
TAGCAATTAATATTGTATAAATCTATTTTATCAATTGTCGGCATGGCAGGACTCACTCCTCGGGCCCCAATAAAAGCATCTTTCAAACCATCTAAATAAGGCGTGTTATTAATCTTTGTGTCGCCGCACGGATAAGCAAAAGTTCTTTTAACCTTACCGTCTATGGCGTACAGCAGAGTATTCATTGTTCGGATTTCATCGGTCATCCGGCGTATTGAATAATTATTTAAATCAGCATCGGGTTTTACAAATTCTCTCCCGGGCAAACTACCCGTGCAAGGGTGATTAATGGTATGATTGGCCAATTCATGACCTTTTGCTGCCGCTACCCGCCATTTAGGAATTTGGGCCTGCAATCCGCCAAAATAATCCGAAATGTAAAACGTACCCTTTAAACCCAGTGAATCCAGAGCAGGAATAACCCGGTTTACATGCGTATTCAGGCCATCATCGTAGGTTAAAACCACAGCGCATTTTTTTCCTTTCCAAGATGTTTTATTTTGAGCTTGAATAACCGTAGTAAACGTAATGTATAGCAGAAATAAAAAAGTAAGCTGTTTTTTCATATAACTTGATTTTGGGATTTGAATTTAGGAAATGGACCAACTTTCAGTTTTTAATTTATAAAGTTGTAAGACAAAGTTTTTAGGCAGATTTTAATTTGCTTTGTTTCATCTCAAATAAAACTGCCGGTAAGTTATTACCCATACCCATTACTATGGTTAGTGGCATTAAAATACTGAATAACTAGTTTACTATAACACGGTTATTTTGTTTGCCTTTAGAAATGGATAGAAACCCACATTAACAACCAAATACCTTATCGCTTTAATTTATTATTTAGGTAGCGCCAAACTCCTGGCAACTATATCCCCTCTTCTATCCGTCTTGTTAGTAAATTTTAATTCTGCTATTAAACCACTAAAGCCATGTTGAGTTTAAAAGATTTTAACCATTTAACCCATTTAGAAAAAATGGTATATCTAAAAAAATGGGGAACATATCTGGCTGTTCGCCGAACAAATGTATTTGAAATTAAACTCTATTATGTGCATGATTTCTTCGTGGAACTGTATTGCCGGCCGCAGTATAGTACTTGTGATTACATCGGCAACTTTCAGAATATTTCGATGCTGGAGCCTTATTTAAATAAAATAAAATTAGATATAAATTACTAGCCTAGCGCCTTGTTCAAACATATCCAGGTTTCATTTAGCTCCTTTATTTTATAAAATCAGAAGTTAAAGTTAAGAGCTAAAATAAAGCCGATTAAATCCTCCCTCCGTTTTTTTACGTACCCTTTGCACCT
Proteins encoded in this region:
- a CDS encoding polysaccharide deacetylase family protein; amino-acid sequence: MKKQLTFLFLLYITFTTVIQAQNKTSWKGKKCAVVLTYDDGLNTHVNRVIPALDSLGLKGTFYISDYFGGLQAQIPKWRVAAAKGHELANHTINHPCTGSLPGREFVKPDADLNNYSIRRMTDEIRTMNTLLYAIDGKVKRTFAYPCGDTKINNTPYLDGLKDAFIGARGVSPAMPTIDKIDLYNINCYMVNGQTGEELINLVKQAEAKQGLLVFLFHGVGGEHSLNVSLSAHHQLLQYLKKREKDLWVAPMLEVAEFAKEQQKKL